Proteins co-encoded in one Lineus longissimus chromosome 11, tnLinLong1.2, whole genome shotgun sequence genomic window:
- the LOC135495584 gene encoding peptide methionine sulfoxide reductase-like: protein MFWKNHDTTSCKSRQYMSAIFFHDDEQKDLAEQSMVDQQRSKSKTIQTKILPAETFYDAENYHQKYLLRQHPSLFNSLRLGDEDLIKSHIAARLNGYIGGYGQMHQFARESKKMGLSEEQTEYVVDNV from the exons atgttctggaagaATCACGACACAACATCGTGTAAATCTCGGCAGTACATGTCCGCCATTTTCTTCCATGACGATGAGCAGAAGGATCTTGCAGAGCAGAGTATGGTTGATCAACAGAGGTCGAAGTCGAAGACGATTCAGACGAAGATTTTACCAGCGGAAACATTTTACGACGCTGAAAA ctatcatcagaaGTACCTCCTCCGGCAGCATCCATCTCTGTTCAACAGTCTCCGTTTGGGTGATGAGGACTTGATCAAGTCACACATCGCTGCCAGGCTCAATGGTTACATTGGTGGCTATGGACAAATGCACCAATTTGCGAGG GAGAGCAAGAAGATGGGATTGAGTGAGGAACAGACAGAATATGTTGTGGATAATGTGTGA